The window AATCGCCAAGCGGCCTGGCGGAGGATCATTAATTACGCTCATGTCGCGGATATCCACCAAAGCCATGTAGAGGGTGCGCGGTATGGGTGTTGCTGTAAGGGTCATGACATCAACCTGAGTTCGCTTCTGCTTAAGACGCTCCTTGTGGGTGACGCCGAAACGCTGCTCCTCATCGATTATCAGCAGTCCTAAATCCTTAAACTTAATGTCTTCTGAGAGTAAGCGATGAGTGCCGATGACAATATCTACTGCCCCTGTCGATAATTCCCCGATGGTTTGTTTTTGCTGTTTTGGAGTTCGAAAACGGCTCAGGAGCGCAACATTTACAGGGTAAGGCGCAAGGCGTTCGCGGAAGGTGTCGAAATGCTGAGCGGCAAGGATCGTCGTCGGGCACATGATCGCAACCTGGCGGTTATCCTGAACCGCTTTGAAGGCGGCCCGAACGGCAACTTCCGTCTTACCAAAACCGACATCGCCGCAAACCAGGCGATCCATTGGGTTTTCTTCTTGCAAGTCCTCTTTAACATCCGCAATTGCAACCGCTTGTGAAGGTGTTTCGACATAGGGGAATGCCGATTCCATCTCCTGCTGCCAGGGTGTATCAGGGCTGTATGGGGGCCTCTCCGCTTTCCTGCGAGCCGCATACAACCTCGTCAACTCCCCCGCGAGTTTCTTCGCCCCCTCCTTCGCAGCCTTGACAGACCGTGTCCACTCCCCGCCGCCAAGCCGCATAACAGAAGCATTTTCTTCCCCCGGAGCTAAATACTTTTGAATGCGGTCAATCTGCTCGACCGGCACAAACATCCTATCCGGCGGAGCGTAGTCAATTTGCAAAAATTCACGCTCTGTTTTGTCGCGCTCCATCTTGACCAAGCCTCGGAAGACACCGACGCCATGATAAATATGAACAACGAAGTCGCCCGGTTTGAGGTCAAGCAGCGAAGCAATCGGCACACCCTCATGAACCCTTTTGGCCGGCATACGCAATCGAGCAACGCCGAATAGCTCAGTATCGGTCACAAAGGCAAATTGGGCTTCAGGCATCACAAAGCCGCCCGCAAGGTTCCCATGAACAAGTTGAGCTATTCCCGGCGCAAGTTCACCCTCGGTAATAGCTTCGGTGTTTGGAATTTCCAATTCGGTCAGCATCTGGGAAGCGCGGTGCGGTTGGTCGGTCGCAACAATTACTAATAGGCCTTTATCGAGCCAGTTCTTCATCGCCTGCACGAGAGCTAACGCCTGGCCATGATAGGGTGATAACGAGGACGCCTTAAGCTCAACTTGCCCGTCAGGTTTAAACCAAGGCACATCTGCCCCCATCGCATTCAACGAAAGTACACTTGATTTTGATCCAAGTTTTGCGATAGGCAGCAGGAATGCCTGCGGTTCAGTCGGAAGTATCTCTCCGCGTCTTAGGTGGGCATCAATCACATGCTGAGCGTCTTCAAAGGCACGTTCGAGCTGGCCATCCAACTCTAATGGCTCATCCAGCACCACTAAGCCATCCTCAGATAGGTAAGAAAGCCCGCCCTGACTCGCTGGATTCAAATTAGGCCGATAGAGGTCCACTCTGTCGAAATAAGAGCCGTGTTCTAATGCTAAGGCATCTTCTTGGATTCGCTCCTCCAATGTCTCGCGCGCCTCATAAGGAAGCTGGTCTTTGTACTCAATTAATCGCTTACGCACCTCAACTGCCAGCTTCCTGCCAGCTTCTGGAACAAAAATTGTTTCCCGCGCAGGAGCCACTATGACATCAGAGATTTCCCGTATTGACCGCTGGGAGGTAGGGTCAAATTCTCGAATGCTTTCAACCGTATCACCGAACAACTCAATTCGAACGGGAAAAGGGAGGGCCAATGGGAAGAGGTCAATAATACCGCCGCGATGACTATATTGTCCCGGCAGCCTCACTGGTTCTTGATTTTCATAGCCAATACGAATCAGCCGTTTTAATAATACTTCAAGATCCCAATCAACACCAACACGAATAACCGTCAATAGGCTTTTGAGGTGCTCAGGGGCTAATGTAAGTTCCAGCGCTGCGGCGCCTGTAGCAATAACAATAATTGGTTCACCGGAAGCAAGAGCCATAAGCGAACCGAGGCGGTCTGAGAGAACTCCCATTTCAGGCGGGGCATCATCAAAAAGCATACTTAGCGAGGACGGCATCATCCGAAG of the bacterium genome contains:
- the mfd gene encoding transcription-repair coupling factor, whose translation is MNTMHLNEWLARPESLTSVRQLLRKAKGRAEWSDVAPEAKPLLIAALWHDEPRPMLIITPTHDRAVQWQARLRLAGVPDQSLRMMPSSLSMLFDDAPPEMGVLSDRLGSLMALASGEPIIVIATGAAALELTLAPEHLKSLLTVIRVGVDWDLEVLLKRLIRIGYENQEPVRLPGQYSHRGGIIDLFPLALPFPVRIELFGDTVESIREFDPTSQRSIREISDVIVAPARETIFVPEAGRKLAVEVRKRLIEYKDQLPYEARETLEERIQEDALALEHGSYFDRVDLYRPNLNPASQGGLSYLSEDGLVVLDEPLELDGQLERAFEDAQHVIDAHLRRGEILPTEPQAFLLPIAKLGSKSSVLSLNAMGADVPWFKPDGQVELKASSLSPYHGQALALVQAMKNWLDKGLLVIVATDQPHRASQMLTELEIPNTEAITEGELAPGIAQLVHGNLAGGFVMPEAQFAFVTDTELFGVARLRMPAKRVHEGVPIASLLDLKPGDFVVHIYHGVGVFRGLVKMERDKTEREFLQIDYAPPDRMFVPVEQIDRIQKYLAPGEENASVMRLGGGEWTRSVKAAKEGAKKLAGELTRLYAARRKAERPPYSPDTPWQQEMESAFPYVETPSQAVAIADVKEDLQEENPMDRLVCGDVGFGKTEVAVRAAFKAVQDNRQVAIMCPTTILAAQHFDTFRERLAPYPVNVALLSRFRTPKQQKQTIGELSTGAVDIVIGTHRLLSEDIKFKDLGLLIIDEEQRFGVTHKERLKQKRTQVDVMTLTATPIPRTLYMALVDIRDMSVINDPPPGRLAIRTYVKPWDDELVRDAIMRELSRGGQVYLVHNRVESIYHICDKLSRMLPYARFVVGHGQMDSSELERVMIDFHDQKYDVLVCTTIIENGLDIPNVNTIIVDRAHRMGLSQLYQLRGRVGRSDRQAYAYLLYRVGKQLNDVAYQRLAALKEFSELGSGFSLAMRDMQIRGAGELLGAKQHGAMAGVGFELYMQLVNEAIHEIQGTPQDEILFPTLPSIDLPVSALIPKKYVEDEGQRLYYYKRLGSISDDVGFNDLLAELKDRYGEPPPPVKIAFRIVRLRLLARDAKLQKIEGRAGHIFLWLRKDIKFNPKTMYQLQTVFRQHRIKPDGIEILKIGEDVLGEVEAVVRALAEAFK